In Salinibacterium sp. dk2585, a single window of DNA contains:
- a CDS encoding DMT family transporter, with amino-acid sequence MPSAETPATPRRTLAGIACLVIATLAWAGNFLVGGFASAEMGAFDLVWARWAIALVPLVLVAQLFERPHWGEVLRHWPRHLAVGLMGVGAYNLLLYLSLEHGSALNSALINAFNPALIAVAAVVILGSRMSVRAVVGIVIAFLGVVLVLSGGDPLAILREPLQLGSVFMLGAIVVWTGYTIGGRLGAPLPPIASVTVQAAIALMVLAPFAWWDGLTVPAQGAGWAALIYIGLGPSLIAYVFWNLALERLPAQQAGASLNLITVFTVAGSLLLGASANVAEIVGGVMVLAGVLLTVEFARPVRAPR; translated from the coding sequence ATGCCATCTGCCGAGACTCCCGCGACGCCTCGGCGCACTCTGGCCGGCATTGCGTGCCTGGTCATTGCGACGCTCGCCTGGGCCGGCAACTTTCTGGTCGGTGGCTTCGCGAGCGCCGAGATGGGCGCCTTCGACCTTGTCTGGGCTCGTTGGGCGATCGCCCTCGTGCCGCTCGTGCTGGTGGCGCAGCTGTTCGAGCGCCCTCACTGGGGAGAGGTGCTCCGGCACTGGCCGCGGCATCTGGCGGTCGGCCTCATGGGGGTCGGCGCCTACAACCTGCTGCTGTACCTGTCGCTCGAGCACGGCTCGGCCCTGAACTCAGCCCTCATCAACGCCTTCAATCCGGCCCTGATCGCGGTCGCCGCGGTTGTCATCCTGGGCTCGCGGATGTCAGTGCGAGCGGTCGTCGGAATCGTGATCGCCTTCCTGGGTGTCGTGCTGGTGCTGAGCGGCGGCGATCCTCTCGCGATCCTGAGGGAACCGCTGCAGCTGGGCAGCGTGTTCATGCTCGGCGCGATCGTGGTGTGGACGGGATACACGATCGGGGGGCGCCTGGGTGCGCCGCTGCCGCCAATCGCTTCGGTCACGGTGCAAGCAGCGATCGCACTGATGGTGCTGGCGCCGTTCGCCTGGTGGGATGGACTCACGGTCCCCGCCCAGGGCGCCGGATGGGCAGCGCTCATCTACATCGGACTCGGCCCGTCGCTCATCGCCTACGTCTTCTGGAACCTCGCGCTTGAGCGCCTCCCCGCACAGCAAGCGGGAGCGTCGCTCAACCTCATCACGGTGTTCACGGTGGCCGGTTCGCTCCTGCTTGGAGCGAGCGCGAACGTGGCCGAGATCGTCGGCGGAGTGATGGTGCTCGCCGGGGTGCTGCTCACGGTCGAGTTCGCCAGGCCCGTGCGGGCCCCGCGCTAG
- a CDS encoding ABC transporter ATP-binding protein: MTAVLSVRDLGVTIGRSTIVDGVSFDVERGQTLGIVGESGSGKSMTVLAATGLIDAPGALVTGASRLGSTDAAGLDLVTATPTQLRRVHGDRIGFIFQDPSTSLNPLLTLERQLTEGPEVHLGLSRRQARSRALELLDSVGIPNPSDRLAAYPHQLSGGQRQRVMIAVALACDPDLLIADEPTTALDVTTQAQIIELVRGLQEERGMAVVWISHDLGVIGQVADDVTVLYRGEAVEQRPIVEVFNAPQHDYTRTLLDARPVLGRATPAPADPNADVLLSIRDLDVSFPITTATGKSTVHAVRGASLDIRRGHTLGLVGESGSGKSTVAGVLTGLTEPLGGTVTLEGRDIFGRRGAELTQLRREISMVFQDPFSSLNPRMSVAEAIAEPLRVHKLAAGAQGRRGRVEELLELVRLPRDFADRFPHELSGGQRQRVSIARALAVEPKLMILDESTASLDVSIQSQVLELLATLQQDLGLTYLFIAHDLAIVQQMCHGIAVMRQGEIVELSSNERLYADPQNDYTRTLLAAIPPERPRAAAQGVTG; this comes from the coding sequence ATGACCGCGGTGCTCTCGGTGCGTGACCTGGGTGTCACGATCGGCCGTTCGACGATCGTCGACGGGGTCTCGTTCGATGTCGAACGCGGCCAGACGCTCGGCATCGTGGGGGAGTCGGGTTCCGGCAAGTCCATGACGGTGCTCGCCGCGACCGGGCTCATCGATGCGCCGGGAGCCCTCGTGACGGGCGCGAGCCGGCTGGGGTCGACGGATGCTGCGGGCCTCGACCTCGTCACCGCAACGCCGACGCAGCTCCGACGAGTCCACGGCGACCGCATCGGCTTCATCTTCCAGGACCCGAGCACGTCCCTCAATCCACTGCTCACGCTGGAACGCCAGCTCACGGAAGGCCCAGAAGTCCACCTCGGCCTCAGTCGTCGTCAGGCGAGGTCCCGTGCCCTGGAGCTCCTCGACTCCGTCGGCATCCCAAACCCCTCAGACCGGCTCGCCGCCTACCCCCACCAGCTCTCGGGTGGGCAGCGACAGCGGGTCATGATCGCGGTCGCCCTCGCCTGCGACCCCGATCTGCTCATCGCCGACGAGCCCACGACGGCGCTCGACGTCACGACGCAGGCGCAGATCATCGAACTCGTGCGTGGGCTGCAGGAGGAGCGAGGGATGGCGGTCGTGTGGATCAGCCATGACCTCGGCGTGATCGGCCAGGTCGCCGACGACGTCACGGTGCTCTACCGCGGGGAGGCGGTTGAGCAGCGGCCCATTGTCGAGGTCTTCAACGCGCCCCAGCACGACTACACGCGCACCCTCCTCGACGCTCGGCCGGTGCTGGGTCGAGCCACGCCTGCGCCCGCCGATCCGAACGCCGACGTGCTGCTGTCGATCCGCGACCTCGATGTCAGCTTCCCGATCACGACGGCGACGGGCAAGTCGACCGTGCACGCCGTGCGTGGCGCGAGCCTCGACATCCGTCGCGGACACACGCTGGGCCTCGTGGGGGAGTCGGGCTCCGGCAAGTCCACCGTTGCGGGCGTGCTGACGGGCCTCACGGAGCCGCTTGGCGGCACCGTCACACTGGAGGGACGCGATATCTTCGGGCGCCGCGGTGCCGAGCTCACGCAGCTTCGGCGCGAGATCAGCATGGTCTTCCAAGACCCTTTCTCGTCACTAAACCCACGGATGTCGGTGGCCGAAGCGATCGCGGAACCCCTCCGCGTGCACAAGCTCGCCGCGGGGGCGCAAGGCCGTCGTGGGCGGGTGGAGGAGCTGCTCGAACTCGTGCGGCTGCCGCGCGACTTCGCCGACCGGTTCCCGCACGAGCTCTCGGGCGGACAGCGCCAGCGGGTGAGCATCGCGCGGGCGCTCGCGGTCGAACCGAAGCTCATGATCCTCGACGAGTCGACGGCATCCCTCGACGTGTCGATCCAGTCGCAGGTGCTTGAGCTCCTCGCGACCCTACAACAGGATCTCGGGCTGACCTACCTCTTCATTGCCCACGACCTCGCGATCGTGCAGCAGATGTGCCACGGAATCGCGGTCATGCGCCAGGGCGAGATCGTCGAGCTGTCGAGCAACGAGCGGCTCTACGCCGACCCGCAGAACGACTACACGCGCACCCTGCTGGCGGCGATCCCGCCGGAGCGTCCGCGCGCAGCGGCCCAGGGAGTTACGGGTTGA
- a CDS encoding ABC transporter substrate-binding protein: protein MKSRMLLAGIAMTGVAALAACSTGEGVDLDGADGRVLTAAIAGEPDQLDPHKTTSYFSFQVLENIYDTLVEPDENLEMQPALAEDWELSDDQLTWTFSLREGVTFHDGSEFTADDVVYSYNRIIDEELSNAWRLSAITDITATDDTTVEITVAQPTPNLLSSLGGFKGLAIVNEDNAASGDISTAPVGTGPFSLENYTSGDSIELVANEDYWGGAPEIAGVTFRFISEGSTALAALKSGDVDWTDSIPAQQVAGLEGDDTIVLGQNPSNDYWYLAMNQAKEPWNDVRVRQAVAYAIDRDAIAQVTSYGTAEVNQLAIPKASSWYSEYDAYSTDIDQAKSLMADAGVPSAEMELLVSSDYPESVAAAQVIADNLAEIGITVNISSPDFASWLDAQNAGRFDMLMMSWLGNIDPDDFYYAQHHSAGGSNAQQYSNPEVDALLDEARTETDTDARKALYDEAAALIADDASYIYLYNPSVIQAWTPELEDYEARGDRAIRFKNVSFSD from the coding sequence ATGAAGTCACGAATGCTGCTGGCGGGCATCGCCATGACGGGCGTCGCAGCCCTGGCCGCCTGCTCCACGGGGGAGGGGGTCGACCTCGACGGCGCAGATGGCCGCGTGCTCACCGCCGCGATCGCGGGCGAACCCGACCAGCTCGACCCGCACAAGACCACCTCATACTTCTCGTTCCAGGTGCTTGAGAACATCTACGACACCCTCGTCGAGCCCGACGAGAACCTCGAGATGCAGCCAGCGCTCGCCGAGGACTGGGAACTCAGCGACGACCAGCTCACCTGGACCTTCAGTCTCCGGGAGGGCGTGACCTTCCACGACGGCTCCGAATTCACCGCCGACGACGTGGTCTACTCCTACAACCGCATCATCGACGAGGAGCTCTCCAACGCGTGGCGGCTCTCGGCCATCACCGACATCACCGCGACGGATGACACGACCGTCGAGATCACGGTCGCCCAGCCGACCCCCAACCTGCTCTCGAGCCTCGGCGGATTCAAGGGCCTCGCGATCGTGAACGAGGACAACGCGGCGAGCGGCGACATCTCGACCGCCCCCGTCGGCACGGGCCCCTTCTCGCTCGAGAACTACACCTCGGGCGACAGCATCGAGCTCGTCGCCAACGAGGACTACTGGGGTGGCGCGCCCGAGATCGCGGGTGTGACCTTCCGCTTCATCTCGGAGGGGTCGACGGCACTCGCCGCCCTCAAGAGCGGTGACGTCGACTGGACCGACTCGATTCCCGCCCAGCAGGTCGCGGGCCTTGAGGGGGACGACACGATCGTGCTCGGCCAGAACCCCAGCAACGACTACTGGTACCTCGCCATGAACCAGGCCAAGGAGCCGTGGAATGACGTGCGCGTGCGCCAGGCCGTCGCCTACGCGATCGACCGCGACGCGATCGCGCAGGTCACGAGCTACGGCACGGCCGAGGTCAACCAGCTCGCGATCCCGAAGGCGAGCTCCTGGTACAGCGAGTACGACGCCTACAGCACCGACATCGACCAGGCGAAGAGCCTCATGGCCGACGCGGGCGTGCCCTCCGCCGAGATGGAGCTGCTCGTCTCCTCCGACTACCCGGAGTCGGTCGCGGCCGCCCAGGTCATCGCCGACAACCTCGCCGAGATCGGCATCACGGTGAACATCTCGAGCCCTGACTTCGCGAGCTGGCTCGATGCGCAGAACGCGGGACGCTTCGACATGCTCATGATGAGCTGGCTTGGCAACATCGACCCCGACGACTTCTACTACGCGCAGCACCACAGTGCGGGTGGCAGCAACGCGCAGCAGTACTCCAACCCCGAGGTCGACGCGCTCCTCGACGAGGCGCGCACCGAGACCGACACGGATGCTCGCAAGGCGCTCTACGACGAGGCCGCAGCGCTCATCGCCGACGACGCCAGCTACATCTACCTCTACAACCCCTCGGTGATCCAGGCGTGGACGCCGGAGCTTGAGGACTACGAGGCGCGCGGCGACCGGGCCATCCGCTTCAAGAACGTGTCGTTCAGCGACTGA
- a CDS encoding ABC transporter permease: protein MTMSEKQAPAAATPPSRGSLVGLLLQNKVTLAGCVVLLLVSVVALIGPLVAPYGVNATNVVNALQPPSTEHWFGTDDLGRDVFSRVLVATRVSLLVAVASVAFALVIGVVVGIVSGYTRGWLDTVLMRGVDVMFAFPVLLLAMAIVAILGPGLLTTMLAIGIVYTPIFARVTRGSTLSVAVEPFVQASRTMGTGSFFILRRHILPNITGPLIVQTSLSLAFAILSEAALSFLGLGVQPPQPSWGRMLFDAQGFLGMAWWMSIFPGAAIFITVLAFNLVGDGLRDVLDPRQRTILEARRRR from the coding sequence ATGACCATGTCAGAGAAGCAGGCGCCCGCCGCCGCGACGCCGCCCTCGCGGGGGAGTCTCGTCGGCCTGCTGCTGCAAAACAAGGTGACGCTCGCCGGATGCGTCGTGCTCCTGCTCGTCAGCGTGGTGGCCCTCATCGGCCCCCTCGTCGCGCCCTACGGGGTCAACGCCACCAACGTCGTGAACGCCCTCCAGCCGCCGAGCACCGAGCACTGGTTCGGCACGGATGACCTCGGCCGCGATGTCTTCTCGCGTGTGCTCGTCGCGACGAGGGTCTCGCTCCTCGTCGCGGTGGCGAGTGTCGCCTTCGCCCTCGTCATCGGTGTCGTCGTTGGAATCGTCTCGGGCTACACGCGCGGCTGGCTCGACACCGTGCTGATGCGCGGCGTCGATGTCATGTTCGCCTTCCCCGTGCTGCTGCTTGCGATGGCGATCGTCGCGATCCTCGGGCCGGGGCTGCTCACGACCATGCTCGCGATCGGCATCGTCTACACGCCGATCTTCGCCCGCGTGACGCGCGGCAGCACCCTGAGTGTCGCGGTCGAACCCTTCGTGCAGGCCTCCCGCACGATGGGCACGGGGTCATTCTTCATCCTGCGCCGCCACATCCTGCCCAACATCACCGGCCCGCTCATCGTGCAGACCTCACTCTCGCTTGCCTTCGCGATCCTCTCGGAGGCCGCCCTGTCGTTCCTCGGCCTCGGGGTGCAGCCGCCACAGCCATCCTGGGGCCGCATGCTCTTCGATGCGCAGGGCTTCCTCGGCATGGCGTGGTGGATGAGCATCTTCCCCGGCGCCGCGATCTTCATCACCGTGCTGGCGTTCAACCTGGTCGGCGACGGCCTTCGCGACGTGCTCGACCCGCGCCAGCGAACCATCCTCGAGGCAAGGAGGCGCCGATGA
- a CDS encoding DUF1028 domain-containing protein, translating into MTYSLLLAHPASRTLAVATASFSLAVGKAVPAVLPGIGAVVSQAYTNTRLRGPLLRMLESGQHPAAALAKLAILDTDPARRQVGLLAADGSHAAHTGTDCSDWAGHRSAPGILVIGNLLTGPDVVDGMLASLTTSPLVTSALVSGADAAAHDIARRAVSALRTGLAAGGDRRGQQSSALQVAAGGRDSDWPPALTVDLRVDDHGHPLDELDRMLDLKFGA; encoded by the coding sequence ATGACCTACAGCCTGCTCCTCGCCCACCCCGCGAGCCGCACGCTCGCCGTCGCGACCGCGAGCTTCTCCCTCGCCGTCGGCAAGGCGGTGCCCGCGGTGCTCCCCGGCATCGGTGCCGTCGTGAGTCAGGCCTACACGAACACCCGCCTCCGCGGCCCACTCCTGCGGATGCTCGAATCCGGGCAGCACCCCGCAGCCGCCCTCGCCAAACTCGCCATCCTCGACACGGACCCTGCCCGTCGCCAGGTCGGCCTCCTGGCCGCCGACGGGTCCCACGCCGCTCACACCGGCACCGACTGCAGCGACTGGGCCGGCCACCGCTCCGCACCAGGGATCCTCGTGATCGGCAACCTCCTCACCGGCCCCGACGTCGTCGACGGGATGCTCGCCTCCCTCACCACCTCACCCCTCGTCACCTCGGCCCTGGTCAGCGGGGCGGATGCTGCGGCTCACGACATCGCCCGGCGCGCCGTCAGCGCACTCCGCACCGGCCTGGCCGCTGGGGGCGACCGCCGCGGGCAGCAGAGCTCGGCACTGCAGGTCGCCGCGGGAGGGCGCGACAGCGACTGGCCGCCAGCCCTCACGGTCGACCTGCGGGTCGACGACCACGGGCATCCGCTCGACGAGCTCGACCGGATGCTCGACCTGAAGTTCGGCGCCTGA
- a CDS encoding MFS transporter, translated as MSVNATAEVPTPANPRSRVVLASLVGTTIEFYDFYVYATAAVLVFPHLFFPAGDETTALLSSFAVFGAAMVARPLGAVFFGHLGDKVGRKTTLVAALLTMGIATFLIGVLPTYLVIGWFAPLLLVILRLAQGFALGGEWSGAALVATENAPKGKRAWYGTFPQLGAPIGFIIANGLFLIIAALLPSDDPSRPSDAFLDWGWRIPFLFSAVMVIVGLWVRLKLVESTAFSKTVTGGRVVKLPLGLVVRRNWRELILGTFFMLATYVLFYLMTTFSLSYGRAPVDPQDSGVQPGLGYDYTTFVLMMIVGVVFFGIFTLVSGPLADRFGRRRTLIVVTLAIIAFGLLWVPLLSAGFAGVMAWLIIGFTLMGFTFGPMGALLPELFPTNVRYTGSGISYNVSSILGAAVAPFIAVWLWAMADGSPVLVGVYLAVMAAITLVSLIIGKETKDVDIER; from the coding sequence ATGTCTGTCAACGCCACCGCTGAAGTGCCCACCCCGGCGAACCCGCGCTCTCGCGTCGTGCTCGCGAGCCTCGTCGGCACGACGATCGAGTTCTACGACTTCTACGTCTACGCCACCGCTGCGGTACTCGTGTTCCCGCATCTCTTCTTCCCCGCCGGGGACGAGACGACCGCGCTGCTCTCCTCCTTCGCCGTCTTCGGCGCCGCCATGGTCGCGAGGCCGCTCGGCGCGGTCTTCTTCGGCCACCTCGGCGACAAGGTGGGGCGCAAGACCACGCTCGTCGCCGCCCTCCTCACGATGGGCATCGCGACCTTCCTCATCGGCGTACTGCCGACCTACCTCGTCATCGGATGGTTTGCGCCCCTCCTGCTCGTGATCCTCCGTCTCGCCCAGGGCTTCGCGCTCGGCGGCGAATGGAGCGGTGCTGCGCTCGTCGCGACCGAGAACGCCCCGAAGGGCAAGCGCGCCTGGTACGGCACCTTCCCGCAACTGGGTGCACCCATCGGCTTCATCATCGCCAACGGCCTCTTCCTCATCATCGCGGCGCTCCTCCCCTCCGACGACCCCAGCCGCCCCTCCGACGCCTTCCTCGACTGGGGATGGCGCATCCCGTTCCTCTTCTCGGCCGTCATGGTCATCGTTGGCCTGTGGGTGCGACTCAAGCTCGTCGAGAGCACGGCGTTCTCCAAGACCGTCACAGGTGGACGCGTCGTCAAGCTGCCGCTCGGCCTCGTCGTCCGTCGCAACTGGCGCGAGCTGATCCTCGGCACCTTCTTCATGCTCGCGACCTACGTGCTCTTCTACCTCATGACCACGTTCTCGCTCAGCTACGGCCGCGCACCGGTCGACCCGCAGGACTCGGGCGTGCAGCCGGGACTCGGCTACGACTACACGACCTTCGTGCTCATGATGATTGTCGGCGTCGTCTTCTTCGGCATCTTCACGCTCGTCTCCGGCCCCCTCGCCGACCGTTTCGGCCGTCGCCGCACGCTCATCGTCGTGACGCTCGCCATCATCGCCTTCGGGCTCCTGTGGGTGCCGCTCCTCAGCGCGGGCTTCGCGGGCGTCATGGCATGGCTCATCATCGGCTTCACCCTCATGGGCTTCACCTTCGGGCCCATGGGCGCGCTGCTGCCGGAGTTGTTCCCCACCAACGTGCGCTACACCGGCTCCGGAATCTCCTACAACGTGAGCTCGATCCTCGGCGCCGCCGTCGCCCCCTTCATCGCCGTGTGGCTGTGGGCCATGGCTGACGGCAGCCCCGTGCTTGTGGGCGTCTACCTGGCTGTCATGGCCGCCATCACGCTCGTGTCGCTCATCATCGGCAAGGAGACCAAGGACGTCGACATCGAGCGCTGA
- a CDS encoding ABC transporter permease — translation MRAVLENTTVRFLARRLAYTAVVLVGVMVVVFSIVQLVPGDPVRIALGTRYTEASYEALRAASGLDRPLWEQFVGYLGGAVTGDLGVSFRNGEPVTAVLLERLPATISLALAGLVIGLAVALPAGIYSALREGRISDGIVRIASQFGVSVPDFWMGMLLITLFSSVLGWLPSSGYVAFTDDPLEWLRRVTLPAITMGIVAGSIMTRYIRAAVLDVASMGYIRTARSKGLAPKVVTFRHIVRNALVPVLTITGIQMATMLGGVIVVEVVFAWPGLGRLVFDAVASRDYPIIQGAVLLIAVMFLLINLLVDVLYAVVDPRIRLS, via the coding sequence ATGAGGGCAGTGCTCGAGAACACCACGGTCAGGTTCCTGGCCCGGCGACTCGCCTACACGGCGGTCGTGCTGGTCGGGGTCATGGTCGTGGTGTTCTCGATCGTGCAACTGGTGCCGGGCGACCCCGTACGGATCGCCCTTGGCACGAGGTACACGGAGGCTTCCTATGAGGCCCTGCGCGCGGCATCCGGTCTCGACCGCCCACTGTGGGAGCAGTTCGTCGGATACCTCGGAGGGGCGGTCACGGGCGATCTGGGCGTGAGTTTTCGCAACGGCGAGCCGGTCACGGCGGTGCTGCTGGAGCGCCTGCCCGCCACGATCTCCCTCGCGCTCGCGGGCCTCGTGATCGGCCTTGCCGTCGCACTGCCAGCAGGCATCTACTCGGCCCTCCGGGAGGGCCGCATCAGTGACGGCATCGTGCGCATCGCAAGCCAGTTCGGCGTCTCGGTTCCCGACTTCTGGATGGGCATGCTGCTCATCACCCTCTTTTCTTCGGTGCTGGGCTGGTTGCCGTCCTCCGGCTATGTGGCCTTCACGGATGACCCGCTCGAGTGGTTGCGTCGGGTCACCCTGCCGGCGATCACGATGGGCATCGTGGCGGGCTCGATCATGACCAGGTACATCCGCGCGGCCGTGCTGGACGTCGCGAGCATGGGCTACATCCGCACCGCCCGCTCGAAGGGGCTCGCCCCCAAGGTCGTGACCTTCAGGCACATCGTGCGCAATGCGCTCGTGCCGGTGCTGACCATCACGGGCATCCAGATGGCCACCATGCTGGGCGGGGTGATCGTCGTCGAGGTGGTCTTCGCCTGGCCGGGACTCGGCAGGCTCGTCTTCGACGCGGTCGCGTCGCGTGACTACCCGATCATCCAGGGGGCGGTGCTGCTGATCGCGGTCATGTTCCTGCTCATCAACCTGCTGGTGGACGTGCTCTACGCCGTTGTCGACCCGAGGATCCGACTGTCATGA
- the ribH gene encoding 6,7-dimethyl-8-ribityllumazine synthase: MSGEGSPEVEVDGRGLAVTIVAGQWHEVITDGLLAGARRVLEASGASITEVRVPGSFELPVVAKAALENGADAVVALGVIIRGGTPHFEYVSAAASDGLTRVALDTGKPVGFGLLTLDDEQQGLDRAGLPGSKEDKGAEAASAALATAVVLRDIRA, from the coding sequence GTGAGTGGAGAGGGTTCCCCCGAGGTCGAGGTCGACGGACGGGGCCTTGCGGTCACGATCGTCGCCGGCCAGTGGCACGAGGTCATCACCGATGGGCTCCTCGCCGGCGCGCGGCGGGTGCTTGAGGCATCCGGTGCCTCCATCACGGAGGTGCGGGTGCCGGGCAGTTTCGAGTTGCCGGTCGTCGCGAAGGCGGCGCTCGAGAACGGTGCGGATGCGGTGGTCGCCCTCGGCGTCATCATCCGCGGTGGCACGCCCCACTTCGAGTACGTCTCCGCCGCGGCAAGCGACGGCCTGACCCGCGTGGCCCTCGACACGGGCAAGCCGGTGGGATTCGGGTTGCTCACCCTCGACGACGAGCAGCAGGGCCTCGACCGGGCCGGGCTGCCCGGGTCGAAGGAGGACAAGGGCGCGGAGGCGGCATCCGCGGCGCTTGCGACGGCAGTGGTGCTGCGGGACATCCGGGCGTAG
- a CDS encoding helix-turn-helix domain-containing protein, which translates to MDDTSSSIDLEIAALGALLKTERKRQGLSVQALSSRSGVSFGLISQLERGLGNPSFASLHRLSSALGVPMSKLLAGDPNGDGAVVRLGDRFMLPTADGPESQRVVRELVTPRQHTTMQLIRSTLPPGFSNEGQPFRHLGTECVLVESGSLRVVHGEREVVLEEGDAMTYGCSVPHWWANASDGTTVVLGAVSPFEA; encoded by the coding sequence ATGGACGACACGTCGTCGAGTATTGACCTCGAGATTGCGGCGCTCGGCGCGCTCCTCAAGACGGAACGCAAGCGGCAGGGCTTGAGCGTGCAGGCTCTGAGCTCACGTTCTGGGGTCAGCTTCGGGCTGATCAGCCAGCTGGAGCGCGGCCTCGGCAATCCGTCGTTTGCGTCGTTGCACCGGCTGTCGAGCGCCCTCGGTGTTCCCATGTCGAAGCTGCTGGCCGGGGATCCAAACGGAGATGGCGCGGTCGTGCGCCTGGGGGACCGTTTCATGCTGCCGACCGCAGACGGTCCCGAGAGTCAGCGTGTGGTGCGCGAGCTGGTGACACCGCGGCAGCACACGACCATGCAGCTCATCCGCAGCACCCTACCGCCGGGGTTCTCCAATGAGGGGCAGCCGTTCCGCCACCTGGGCACGGAATGCGTGCTGGTCGAGTCGGGTTCGTTGCGGGTCGTGCATGGTGAGCGTGAGGTCGTGCTCGAGGAGGGTGACGCCATGACCTACGGATGCTCGGTGCCCCACTGGTGGGCGAACGCCTCCGATGGCACGACGGTCGTGTTGGGGGCCGTGAGCCCCTTCGAAGCCTGA
- the rarD gene encoding EamA family transporter RarD, whose translation MTHPSHKAETQGRGIIASVVASVLFGAVYFIPAALEGMTDAEVVSWRIVVTVPFMAVLLLAIRSWASVTDAWARLRAKPWQVLVLVLNAALLGLQLWLFAWAPMSGHGLDVALGYLLMPLTMVIVGVLLHGERLSGVRTAAVIAAVIGVGAAFFTSGGLSWATFAVALGYPIYFTIRRAFGVDTPGAMWIELVVLLIPCLWFAVGPGASGGERPWLMLIAFGAISAVALTLYIVASRFLSFSLFGLLSYVEPIVLVFVALLLLGEAIEPSEYVTYAGIGLAVLLLVVEGVLVGRRERRRFGDAPLPPA comes from the coding sequence GTGACCCATCCCTCCCACAAGGCCGAGACGCAGGGCCGCGGCATCATCGCCTCGGTGGTCGCGTCGGTGTTGTTCGGTGCCGTGTATTTCATTCCGGCGGCGCTCGAGGGAATGACGGATGCCGAGGTGGTGTCGTGGCGCATCGTAGTGACGGTCCCGTTCATGGCCGTGCTGTTGCTGGCGATCCGGTCGTGGGCATCGGTGACGGATGCGTGGGCTCGCCTCCGAGCGAAGCCCTGGCAGGTGCTCGTGCTGGTGTTGAACGCCGCCCTCCTCGGACTCCAGTTGTGGCTGTTCGCCTGGGCTCCCATGTCGGGGCACGGCCTGGACGTGGCGCTCGGGTACCTGCTGATGCCGCTGACGATGGTCATCGTGGGGGTGCTGCTGCACGGTGAGCGGCTGAGCGGGGTGCGCACGGCGGCCGTCATCGCCGCGGTCATCGGTGTGGGGGCGGCGTTCTTCACCTCCGGCGGCCTGTCGTGGGCGACCTTTGCTGTCGCACTGGGCTATCCGATCTATTTCACGATCCGTCGCGCCTTCGGGGTGGATACTCCCGGTGCCATGTGGATCGAGCTCGTGGTGCTGCTCATCCCGTGCCTGTGGTTCGCCGTGGGCCCCGGCGCCTCAGGCGGCGAGCGACCGTGGCTGATGCTCATCGCGTTCGGGGCGATCAGCGCCGTCGCGCTGACCCTCTACATCGTCGCGAGCCGGTTCCTGTCGTTCAGCCTTTTCGGGCTGCTCAGCTACGTGGAACCGATCGTGCTTGTGTTCGTCGCCCTGCTTCTGCTTGGTGAAGCGATCGAGCCGTCGGAGTACGTGACGTATGCGGGTATCGGGCTGGCCGTGCTGCTGCTCGTTGTTGAAGGCGTGCTCGTTGGTCGCCGCGAGCGCCGCCGCTTCGGGGATGCGCCACTGCCTCCTGCCTGA